In a genomic window of Methanocalculus alkaliphilus:
- a CDS encoding M48 family metallopeptidase has translation MTTEKHRIEVSGITVEITRKKIKNLHLGVYPPEGRVRVSAPLFLDDDAIRLAIISRLKWIRKQQKKFLDQDRQSQREMITGETHFFQGRRYRLDLIEADLPPRVCLRGTTTMELRVRPGTGREKREEILYAWYRKQLKEQIPPLIAKWEENTGLRVSEWGVRRMKTRWGTCNTDARRIWINLELVKRYPLCLEYIILHEMVHLIERRHNERFRELMDGFMPGWRRYKEGLKEIPLTEEYWEE, from the coding sequence GTGACTACTGAGAAGCATCGGATTGAGGTCTCAGGCATTACCGTTGAGATCACCAGGAAGAAGATTAAGAACCTTCACCTCGGGGTCTATCCACCTGAAGGTCGCGTACGGGTCTCCGCCCCGCTCTTCCTTGATGACGACGCGATACGGCTTGCCATTATCTCCCGGCTGAAATGGATCAGAAAACAGCAGAAGAAGTTTCTCGACCAGGATCGCCAGTCCCAACGGGAGATGATCACAGGCGAGACCCATTTCTTCCAGGGGAGGCGGTACCGGCTGGATCTCATTGAAGCAGATCTCCCTCCCCGGGTATGCCTGCGGGGAACGACCACAATGGAGTTGAGGGTCCGCCCCGGAACCGGCCGTGAGAAGCGGGAGGAGATCCTCTATGCCTGGTACCGGAAGCAGCTCAAAGAGCAGATACCTCCACTCATCGCCAAATGGGAAGAGAACACCGGTCTCCGTGTGTCAGAGTGGGGTGTCAGGAGGATGAAGACCCGCTGGGGAACCTGCAATACTGATGCCCGCCGAATCTGGATAAACCTGGAGCTGGTGAAGCGCTATCCCCTCTGCCTTGAGTATATCATCCTCCATGAGATGGTCCATCTCATCGAACGGCGGCATAATGAACGGTTCAGGGAATTGATGGACGGCTTCATGCCGGGATGGCGCCGGTACAAGGAAGGGCTGAAGGAGATTCCACTGACAGAGGAGTACTGGGAGGAATGA
- a CDS encoding GmrSD restriction endonuclease domain-containing protein, whose translation MSSFDSTKASLSSILSDICAGKIQLPDFQRGWVWDDDHIQDLLVSISRSFPVGAVMFLETGGEVRFQTRPVEGLEKKLNGGVQPEKLILDGQQRLTTLTQALSLTEPVDTRTSKDKKIKRHYYFDIKKAVDAPYDLADAIIAVDEKKQLRTNFGRDVMLDLSTQELECKQLCFPCDQVMNSDQWEYTLHKVAPEHFGIYMTFRNEILNSFRTYQLPVIQLTKATSKEAVCLVFEKVNTGGVKLSVFELVTASYAADGYNLRDDWFGSSIRNVESRQKRIAADPLLTELEAPEFLQTVTLLHTHELRLSDIEAGKIDKQVRPVSAKRVDVLKLPLSAWQKYADAVEKGFQLAGRFLRKEFFYHRRELPYSTQLVPLAAVMAQLGDRWLEPRIYDKLSRWFWCGVLGELYGGAVETRMANDYEELLAWFEDDAAIPRTVRDATFHPDRFNTLRSRLSAAYKGLNVLFLRQGAQDWFWKAGIKELDADDIRLDIHHIFPQAWCQQQGIPKEQYDCILNKTPISFKANRKIGGDPPSSYLQRIQNEKQVQLRDEDMDTLLASHALNPTLLRNDDFKAFLEDRRVRLSRLIEGVTGKSVSQIAEGGEYEYRDDLEVTMG comes from the coding sequence ATGAGCAGTTTTGATAGTACAAAAGCTTCACTCAGCTCTATTTTGAGTGATATCTGTGCAGGGAAGATCCAGTTGCCGGATTTTCAGCGAGGATGGGTATGGGATGACGATCATATCCAGGATCTTTTAGTGAGTATCAGCCGCTCCTTCCCGGTGGGTGCGGTGATGTTTCTTGAGACCGGTGGAGAAGTGCGTTTTCAGACACGGCCTGTTGAAGGGCTTGAAAAGAAATTGAATGGAGGGGTGCAGCCGGAGAAGCTTATCCTTGATGGTCAGCAGCGCCTTACCACCCTGACGCAGGCACTCTCTCTCACAGAACCCGTCGATACCCGGACATCCAAGGATAAGAAGATTAAACGGCATTATTATTTCGACATCAAAAAAGCTGTGGATGCCCCCTATGATCTGGCTGACGCTATTATTGCAGTGGATGAGAAGAAGCAGCTCCGAACCAATTTCGGCCGTGATGTGATGCTGGATCTCTCCACACAGGAACTTGAGTGCAAACAGCTCTGTTTTCCCTGTGATCAGGTGATGAACTCCGATCAGTGGGAGTACACATTGCATAAAGTGGCACCGGAACATTTTGGCATCTATATGACGTTTCGCAATGAAATCCTCAACTCATTCAGAACGTATCAGTTGCCGGTAATTCAGCTGACAAAAGCAACCTCAAAAGAAGCTGTCTGTCTTGTTTTTGAAAAGGTGAACACCGGCGGTGTCAAACTGTCTGTGTTTGAACTCGTTACGGCAAGTTATGCGGCAGATGGCTACAATCTTCGTGATGACTGGTTTGGATCATCTATCCGCAATGTGGAATCCCGACAAAAACGGATTGCCGCAGATCCATTGCTGACAGAATTGGAAGCACCCGAGTTTTTACAGACTGTAACCCTCCTCCATACGCATGAGTTGAGATTGTCCGATATTGAGGCAGGAAAAATCGATAAACAGGTACGCCCGGTAAGTGCAAAACGGGTCGATGTATTAAAACTCCCTCTGAGCGCCTGGCAGAAATATGCTGATGCTGTAGAAAAGGGTTTTCAGCTCGCAGGGAGGTTTCTGCGAAAGGAGTTTTTCTACCACCGCCGTGAACTCCCCTATAGTACCCAGCTTGTGCCTCTGGCGGCAGTCATGGCTCAACTTGGTGATCGCTGGCTTGAGCCGCGGATCTATGATAAACTCTCCCGGTGGTTCTGGTGTGGTGTATTAGGCGAACTCTATGGCGGTGCGGTTGAAACCCGCATGGCAAATGATTACGAAGAGCTGCTGGCCTGGTTTGAAGATGATGCAGCAATACCACGCACAGTCCGCGATGCAACCTTCCATCCGGATCGGTTCAATACACTCCGCTCCCGTCTGAGTGCCGCATATAAAGGGCTTAATGTACTGTTCTTACGGCAGGGTGCGCAGGACTGGTTCTGGAAAGCCGGAATCAAAGAGCTGGATGCCGACGATATCAGACTTGACATTCATCACATCTTCCCGCAGGCATGGTGCCAGCAACAAGGAATTCCAAAGGAACAATACGATTGTATCCTAAACAAGACGCCGATATCCTTCAAGGCAAACCGCAAGATCGGTGGAGATCCGCCTTCAAGCTATCTTCAACGTATCCAGAATGAGAAACAGGTGCAACTCAGAGATGAGGATATGGACACATTGCTTGCCAGCCACGCACTTAACCCGACGCTCTTACGAAATGATGATTTTAAAGCTTTCCTCGAAGATCGTCGCGTCAGGTTAAGCAGACTCATAGAGGGGGTCACTGGCAAATCCGTGAGCCAGATTGCCGAGGGTGGCGAGTACGAATACAGGGATGATCTGGAAGTAACCATGGGGTGA
- a CDS encoding type I restriction endonuclease subunit R, whose product MTGVGEREIRAQGRVIGFFRDTLGYTCLGNWHDKERNGSIEETLLRNRLSRQGHEDRIIEKVLYELGRAATVGGVRSLYDANREFYSLLRYGVKVRPAIGEPHITVWPIDWQNPGRNDFAIAEEVTIFGENTKRPDIVLYVNGIALAVLELKRSTVSVTEGIRQSLDNQKKVFIRPFFATIQLVMAGNETEGVRYGTIETPEKYYLRWKEADAHPDAADNPLLRELGQLCRKERLLELIHDFIVFDAGTKKTCRHNQYFGVKAAQERVRQREGGIIWHTQGSGKSLTMVWLAKWIREHIKGSRVLLVTDRIELDEQIEKVFTGVSEAIYRAKSGSDLVNVLNTNEEWLICSLIHKFGRGEELTEQDVDQYIRDIHAHLPKNFRAKGEIFVFIDECHRTQSGLLHEAVKALLPDTMMIGFTGTPLLKKDKKKSIEIFGPYIHTYKYDEAVHDGVVLDLRYEARDIDQNITSQVKIDQWFEAKTAGLTDFAQAELKKRWGTMKKVLSSQDRLQKIVADILLDMEMRDRLRSGHGNAMLVSGSIYSACRFFEMFQKTDLKGRSAIITSYKPSPADIKGEETGEGLTEKLRQYDIYRTMLAEYFDEPEDTAMYKAEIFEKEVKRRFIDEPGQMKLLIVVDKLLTGFDAPPATYLYIDKQMRDHGLFQAICRVNRLDGDDKEYGHIIDYKDLFRSLERSIKDYTGGAFEDFDENDVRGLLKDRLLKGRERLEEIREAIKALCEPVEPPRASRDYIRYFCGSSDDPLALKRTEPLRVDLYKRAGTFLRRYADIAGEMREAGYTDQEARVIRGEVAHFEKLREEIMRASGDYIDLKRYEPMMRHLLDTYIRAEESEVISAFDDLTLVQLINIRGEAAIEALPEDIRRDHEAVAETIENNVRKIILDEMPVNPKYYEKMSELLDSLIHERKQHALDYRAYLGKIVELARNVSQPEKEVSYPSALTTPALRSLYDNLVTGENQALAELAPYGDRRAENPRAEMAIALDTAIRETKKAGWRGNKFKEREVLGAIRQVLGDHEPLIGRIFEIVKNQRDY is encoded by the coding sequence ATGACGGGCGTCGGCGAACGTGAGATACGGGCACAGGGACGGGTGATCGGCTTCTTTCGGGATACACTCGGCTACACCTGCCTCGGTAACTGGCATGACAAAGAGAGAAACGGCAGTATCGAGGAGACCCTGCTCCGGAACCGGCTCTCCCGGCAGGGGCATGAGGATCGGATCATCGAAAAAGTCCTCTATGAACTCGGGAGAGCTGCGACTGTCGGGGGTGTTCGTTCCCTCTATGATGCAAACCGGGAATTCTACAGCCTTCTCAGGTACGGCGTGAAGGTACGTCCTGCAATCGGGGAGCCGCATATCACCGTCTGGCCGATTGACTGGCAGAACCCTGGGAGGAACGACTTTGCCATCGCAGAAGAGGTCACCATATTCGGGGAGAATACCAAGCGGCCGGATATCGTCCTTTATGTCAATGGCATCGCCCTTGCAGTACTGGAACTGAAACGCTCCACCGTCTCGGTGACGGAAGGTATCCGGCAGAGCCTTGACAACCAGAAGAAGGTCTTCATCCGGCCGTTTTTTGCAACCATTCAGCTGGTGATGGCAGGCAATGAGACCGAAGGGGTCCGGTATGGCACCATCGAAACCCCGGAGAAGTACTATCTTCGGTGGAAAGAGGCCGATGCACACCCGGATGCAGCCGACAATCCTCTCCTCCGGGAACTTGGCCAGCTCTGCAGGAAGGAGCGCCTCCTTGAGCTGATCCATGATTTTATCGTCTTTGATGCCGGGACCAAAAAGACCTGCCGCCACAACCAGTACTTCGGGGTAAAAGCCGCACAGGAGCGGGTAAGGCAGCGTGAAGGCGGGATCATCTGGCATACCCAGGGGAGCGGGAAGAGCCTGACGATGGTCTGGCTTGCCAAATGGATCAGGGAGCATATCAAAGGTTCCCGGGTTCTCCTGGTCACTGACCGGATTGAACTGGATGAGCAGATCGAGAAGGTCTTCACCGGGGTCAGCGAGGCGATCTATCGGGCAAAGAGCGGATCAGATCTCGTCAACGTCCTCAATACAAACGAAGAATGGCTGATCTGCTCCCTGATTCATAAGTTCGGACGGGGTGAGGAACTCACAGAACAGGATGTCGATCAGTACATCAGGGATATCCATGCACATCTCCCCAAAAATTTCCGTGCCAAAGGCGAGATCTTCGTCTTCATCGATGAGTGCCACCGGACACAGTCGGGTCTGCTCCATGAGGCGGTGAAGGCCCTCCTCCCGGATACGATGATGATCGGGTTCACCGGCACGCCCCTTTTAAAGAAGGACAAGAAGAAGAGCATTGAGATCTTCGGGCCCTATATTCATACCTACAAGTATGATGAGGCGGTCCATGATGGCGTGGTCCTCGATCTCCGGTATGAGGCACGGGATATCGACCAGAACATCACCTCCCAGGTAAAGATCGACCAGTGGTTCGAGGCAAAAACAGCAGGTCTCACCGATTTCGCACAGGCAGAACTTAAAAAACGCTGGGGCACGATGAAGAAGGTCCTCAGCTCACAGGATCGGCTCCAAAAGATCGTCGCTGACATTCTCCTCGATATGGAGATGAGGGACCGGCTGAGAAGCGGCCATGGAAACGCGATGCTTGTTTCGGGGAGCATCTATTCTGCCTGCCGGTTCTTTGAGATGTTTCAGAAGACCGATCTCAAAGGGAGATCTGCGATCATCACCTCATACAAGCCCTCACCTGCGGATATCAAGGGCGAGGAGACAGGGGAAGGGCTGACCGAGAAGCTGCGGCAGTATGATATCTATCGAACGATGCTCGCCGAATACTTCGATGAGCCAGAAGATACGGCGATGTATAAAGCCGAGATCTTTGAGAAAGAGGTGAAGAGGCGGTTCATCGATGAGCCGGGGCAGATGAAGCTCTTAATTGTCGTTGATAAACTGCTGACCGGCTTTGACGCACCGCCTGCAACCTACCTCTATATCGACAAGCAGATGCGGGATCATGGCCTCTTCCAGGCGATCTGCCGGGTGAACCGGCTGGATGGGGACGATAAGGAGTACGGCCATATCATCGACTATAAAGATCTCTTCAGGTCTCTTGAACGCTCGATCAAAGACTATACCGGAGGGGCCTTCGAGGATTTCGATGAAAATGATGTCAGGGGTCTCCTGAAAGACCGGCTTCTGAAAGGGCGTGAACGCCTGGAAGAGATTCGTGAGGCGATCAAGGCACTCTGCGAACCAGTTGAGCCGCCCCGTGCGAGCCGGGACTATATCCGGTACTTCTGTGGTTCAAGCGATGATCCCCTTGCCCTGAAACGAACCGAGCCCCTCCGTGTCGATCTCTATAAGCGGGCCGGAACATTTCTCCGGAGATATGCCGACATCGCAGGAGAGATGCGTGAGGCCGGCTATACCGATCAGGAGGCACGGGTGATCAGGGGTGAGGTCGCCCACTTCGAGAAGCTCCGTGAGGAGATCATGCGGGCAAGTGGCGACTATATCGATCTGAAACGCTATGAACCGATGATGCGCCATCTCCTTGATACCTATATCCGGGCAGAGGAGAGTGAGGTCATCTCGGCATTCGATGATCTGACGCTCGTCCAGTTGATCAATATCCGTGGAGAAGCGGCGATCGAGGCGCTTCCGGAAGATATCAGGAGGGATCATGAGGCGGTCGCAGAGACGATCGAGAACAATGTCCGGAAGATCATCCTCGATGAGATGCCGGTCAATCCGAAGTACTATGAGAAGATGTCCGAGCTCCTGGACTCTCTGATCCATGAACGGAAGCAGCATGCACTGGATTACCGGGCATACCTGGGAAAGATCGTCGAGCTGGCACGGAATGTGAGCCAGCCTGAAAAAGAGGTATCCTACCCTTCCGCACTCACCACCCCGGCACTCCGGTCACTCTATGATAACCTTGTAACAGGTGAGAACCAGGCGTTGGCCGAGCTTGCTCCGTATGGTGATCGGAGGGCTGAAAACCCGCGTGCAGAGATGGCAATCGCCCTTGATACCGCCATCAGGGAGACGAAAAAGGCGGGATGGCGGGGGAACAAATTCAAGGAACGGGAAGTGCTGGGTGCCATCCGACAGGTCCTTGGCGATCATGAACCGCTGATCGGGCGAATCTTTGAGATAGTGAAGAATCAGCGTGACTACTGA
- a CDS encoding restriction endonuclease subunit S has product MTEQGAVPSGYKRTEIGVIPEDWKIHPLGDLFSLKNGFAFSSKYFSYSGPIILTPGNFRLDGGLYFEERNTKRFSGVYSSEMIFRVGDLLIVMTDLTPGCNLLGKPAFILSEEIILHNQRIGKVIIKNKGLVKSYLFYFLLSRLYLDVIKERAIGTTVRHTSNKSIYSVLIPTPPLPEQHAIAAALSDVDGLIGALDALITKKRDMKQAAMQQLLTGRTRLPGFEGEWVTVKVGAIGTFSKGRGIKRDDVSDNGLACIRYGELYTTYKNYITSPVSRISPSVASDALPIKTGDLLFAGSGETAEDIGQCAAYLGTEQAYAGGDIIVLNPEGQNSIYLGHLMNHESVTMQKARMAQGDAIVHISTRSLSQIEVELPSIDEQLAISKLLLDMDAEIAALERRRDKSKEIKQGMMQQLLTGKVRLVAPEEIGDHNNMVQA; this is encoded by the coding sequence ATGACTGAGCAGGGTGCTGTACCTTCTGGCTATAAGCGGACGGAGATCGGGGTGATACCGGAGGATTGGAAAATTCACCCTCTTGGGGATTTATTCTCTCTAAAAAATGGATTCGCATTTAGTAGTAAATACTTCTCATATTCAGGTCCTATTATCCTTACACCTGGTAATTTCAGGCTTGATGGCGGTTTATATTTTGAGGAGCGAAATACTAAGCGTTTTTCTGGAGTTTATAGTTCTGAAATGATTTTTCGTGTTGGTGATTTGTTGATTGTAATGACTGATTTAACTCCAGGGTGCAATCTTCTTGGTAAACCCGCTTTTATTCTATCAGAGGAAATAATTTTACATAATCAGCGTATTGGAAAAGTTATAATAAAAAATAAGGGCCTTGTTAAATCGTACCTATTTTATTTTTTACTCTCCCGACTTTATCTGGATGTTATTAAGGAGCGGGCAATAGGCACAACAGTACGGCACACATCGAACAAAAGTATTTATAGTGTTCTTATTCCAACTCCACCCCTCCCTGAACAACACGCCATCGCCGCCGCCCTCTCCGATGTCGATGGACTGATCGGGGCGCTGGATGCCCTCATCACCAAGAAGCGGGATATGAAGCAGGCCGCCATGCAGCAGCTTCTGACCGGGAGGACGAGGCTGCCGGGGTTTGAGGGGGAGTGGGTTACAGTAAAAGTTGGAGCTATAGGGACCTTTTCAAAGGGCAGGGGAATTAAAAGGGATGATGTGTCTGATAATGGCTTAGCTTGTATCAGATATGGGGAGTTGTATACGACATATAAAAATTACATTACTTCTCCTGTTTCAAGGATCTCACCTTCCGTTGCCTCAGATGCTTTGCCGATTAAAACCGGGGACTTACTTTTTGCTGGCTCTGGAGAGACTGCTGAAGACATTGGTCAATGTGCTGCTTATCTTGGAACTGAGCAAGCATATGCTGGTGGAGATATTATTGTTCTCAACCCGGAGGGTCAGAATTCAATATACCTTGGTCATCTCATGAATCATGAAAGTGTGACAATGCAAAAAGCACGCATGGCTCAAGGAGATGCTATAGTTCACATAAGTACACGAAGTCTATCTCAAATTGAGGTTGAGCTACCTTCAATAGATGAGCAATTAGCAATAAGTAAGCTTCTTCTTGACATGGACGCCGAGATCGCCGCCCTTGAACGCCGCCGGGATAAGTCCAAGGAGATTAAGCAGGGGATGATGCAGCAGCTCCTGACCGGGAAGGTGCGGCTGGTCGCCCCGGAAGAGATTGGTGACCATAATAACATGGTGCAAGCATGA
- a CDS encoding DUF6932 family protein, with protein sequence MERDAIPPWNSDGVIPPVNMHDPISHDRSPYSISLTDIILRFGITPRRQAILKGLLEFRSALYTVGIIKGFQWIDGSFLEDIERIEERDPEDIDLVTFFHIPDGVTEEGIIGSAPGLFNHESLKSKYHVDAYFVRLNAGAPEILVDSAAYWYSLWSHRRDGQWKGFLQIDLSNNDDTVAQRNLDELMGGGDSV encoded by the coding sequence ATGGAGAGAGATGCGATACCGCCATGGAATAGCGATGGGGTGATACCGCCGGTTAATATGCATGATCCGATATCTCACGACCGATCGCCGTATTCAATTTCTTTAACGGATATCATCCTTCGCTTTGGAATCACACCTCGTCGGCAGGCCATCCTGAAAGGGCTCCTGGAGTTCCGTTCTGCATTATATACAGTGGGTATTATCAAGGGTTTTCAGTGGATCGATGGGAGTTTCCTTGAGGATATTGAGAGGATAGAAGAGCGGGATCCAGAGGATATTGATCTGGTCACCTTCTTTCATATTCCTGATGGAGTGACCGAAGAGGGCATTATCGGTTCTGCACCCGGACTCTTCAACCATGAAAGCCTGAAAAGCAAATATCATGTTGATGCATATTTTGTCCGGTTGAACGCGGGTGCACCAGAAATACTGGTTGATTCGGCTGCATACTGGTATAGCCTCTGGTCTCACCGAAGGGATGGTCAATGGAAAGGTTTTTTACAGATTGATCTGTCCAATAATGATGATACGGTTGCTCAGAGAAATCTGGATGAGTTAATGGGTGGAGGAGATTCGGTATGA
- a CDS encoding Fic family protein, whose protein sequence is MIPIRIFISSVQEEFAEERAALRDYLRGDALMRRFFEVFLFEDLPAADRRPDTTYLEEVGRSDLYVGLFGEEYGNEDAEGISATEHEFDFASSEGKYRLIYLKGASDAVRHPKMQALIGKAQAGLIRKRFNTSAELVAGLYAALVEYLEEKQLIRFCPFDAAPCKKATPDDLDHERIAWFLRTARRARQFPLPEDASHLEVLEHLKLIDNGYLTNASILLFARKPQDFLLTSEVKCAHFHGTEVAKPIPSYQVYKGTVFELVDQAVDFVLSKINLWVGTRAEGPQAPVRYEIPKEVVTEAIVNAVAHRDYTSNGSVQVMLFADRLEVWNPGRLPPTLTLERLRVAHGSVPGNPLLAEPMYLTRYIERMGTGTRDMIRRCVDAGLPEPEFEVTDGFMITIRRSKSDGITPSKKADQVTDQVTDQVTDQVRKILSLCEEEISRQDLQKRLKLKGIVNFRRLYLKPATDAGLVEMTIPEKPRSRLQKYRLTKKGRDLLAAIKNEE, encoded by the coding sequence ATGATCCCAATCCGCATCTTCATAAGCAGCGTGCAGGAGGAGTTTGCCGAAGAGCGGGCCGCCCTCCGTGACTATCTTCGGGGGGATGCCCTGATGCGGCGGTTCTTTGAGGTCTTCCTCTTTGAAGATCTGCCCGCAGCTGACCGCCGCCCCGATACCACCTACCTGGAAGAGGTGGGGCGGTCTGACTTATATGTCGGCCTCTTTGGTGAAGAGTATGGCAATGAAGATGCAGAAGGGATCTCAGCCACAGAGCATGAGTTTGATTTTGCATCATCAGAAGGGAAATACCGTCTGATCTATCTGAAGGGAGCCAGCGATGCAGTTCGCCATCCAAAGATGCAGGCTCTCATCGGCAAGGCGCAGGCGGGACTTATCCGAAAGCGGTTCAATACATCTGCGGAGCTGGTTGCCGGTCTTTATGCGGCACTTGTCGAATATCTGGAAGAGAAACAGCTGATCCGCTTCTGTCCCTTCGATGCTGCTCCCTGCAAAAAAGCCACACCCGATGATCTTGACCACGAACGGATCGCATGGTTCCTGAGAACTGCGAGGCGTGCCCGACAGTTCCCACTTCCAGAAGATGCCTCTCATCTGGAAGTTCTTGAACACCTGAAACTGATCGACAATGGGTATCTGACAAACGCATCTATTCTCCTCTTTGCCAGAAAGCCGCAGGACTTTCTCCTTACTTCTGAAGTGAAATGCGCCCACTTCCATGGAACCGAGGTCGCAAAACCGATCCCTTCCTACCAGGTGTACAAAGGTACAGTCTTTGAACTCGTTGATCAGGCGGTTGACTTCGTCTTAAGCAAGATCAATCTCTGGGTTGGCACCCGTGCAGAAGGTCCGCAGGCCCCGGTCCGCTATGAGATCCCAAAAGAGGTGGTCACAGAGGCGATCGTAAATGCAGTTGCCCACCGGGACTATACGAGCAACGGGAGTGTGCAGGTGATGCTCTTTGCTGACCGGCTGGAAGTCTGGAATCCCGGAAGACTCCCGCCAACCCTGACGCTTGAGAGGCTGCGGGTTGCTCATGGGTCGGTGCCGGGCAACCCGCTCCTCGCCGAACCGATGTACCTGACCCGGTATATCGAACGGATGGGAACAGGGACGCGGGACATGATCAGGCGGTGCGTGGATGCCGGACTACCAGAGCCTGAATTTGAGGTCACTGACGGATTCATGATCACGATAAGGCGTAGTAAAAGCGATGGAATCACTCCATCGAAGAAGGCAGATCAAGTCACGGACCAAGTCACGGACCAAGTCACGGACCAAGTCAGAAAGATACTGTCACTCTGTGAAGAGGAGATATCCCGGCAGGATCTTCAGAAACGTCTGAAACTGAAAGGGATCGTTAATTTCCGAAGATTGTATCTCAAACCCGCAACTGATGCCGGCCTCGTAGAGATGACAATCCCGGAGAAACCCAGAAGCCGATTGCAGAAATACCGCCTGACGAAGAAGGGCCGGGATCTGCTGGCTGCAATAAAGAATGAGGAATGA
- a CDS encoding RNA-binding domain-containing protein, giving the protein MTETESIEYKQSWRDEYLKWICGFANAQGGRLYIGMDDAGLWVEFPYRMEDRSGGTREENRKETREETRVIAREETGEQIITLIKADSSITMKEMAKRLGISQKGIEW; this is encoded by the coding sequence ATGACCGAGACAGAATCCATCGAGTACAAACAGTCCTGGCGGGACGAATACCTCAAATGGATCTGCGGATTTGCCAATGCTCAGGGCGGCAGGCTCTATATCGGCATGGATGATGCCGGTCTCTGGGTGGAGTTTCCATACAGAATGGAGGATAGATCGGGGGGTACTAGGGAAGAAAACAGGAAAGAAACTAGGGAAGAAACCAGGGTGATAGCGAGGGAAGAAACCGGAGAGCAGATCATCACTCTGATAAAGGCGGATTCGTCTATCACCATGAAAGAAATGGCAAAGAGGCTTGGAATCAGTCAAAAAGGTATCGAGTGGTAG
- a CDS encoding ATP-binding protein, which translates to MLNSVELKNFGPITHLNWQDIGSINLIIGGNGSGKTFLLKALYSAVKTMEEYRRGDDQRLASEILAEKLYWTFQAEKIGDLVTKGVSDPLSCSITLNQEIFRYCFGKDATKKFQKISEIRESRTSNSIFLPAKEVLSIHHIILKSREQDQVFGFDDTYLDLARALSRSTRSGRNYPEFATSRKSLKDLIGGRLEYDENDARWVFQKGKQKFLIGVTSEGVKKIAILDTLLGNRYLDTESIIFIDEPEAALHPVAVSEFLEIISILASRGIQLFLASHSYFVLKKLALIAQRNEVPIRIIAEEDGEWQSANLIDGLPENKIIDESIRLYEEEVKLAFR; encoded by the coding sequence ATGCTCAATTCCGTGGAACTGAAGAACTTCGGCCCGATCACCCATCTAAACTGGCAGGATATCGGTTCAATAAACCTTATAATCGGTGGGAACGGGAGTGGCAAGACCTTCCTCCTCAAGGCATTGTACTCAGCCGTAAAGACGATGGAAGAGTATCGGCGTGGGGATGACCAGCGATTGGCATCTGAGATCCTTGCTGAGAAGCTCTACTGGACCTTTCAGGCAGAAAAAATAGGTGATCTCGTCACCAAAGGGGTGTCTGATCCACTCTCCTGCTCAATCACCCTCAACCAGGAGATCTTCAGGTACTGCTTTGGAAAGGATGCGACGAAGAAGTTCCAGAAGATCTCCGAGATACGAGAATCACGAACGAGCAATTCGATCTTCCTTCCTGCCAAAGAGGTCCTCTCCATCCATCATATTATCCTCAAATCACGTGAGCAGGATCAGGTCTTCGGATTTGATGATACATACCTTGACCTTGCCCGTGCACTCAGCAGATCAACCCGATCCGGCAGAAATTACCCGGAGTTTGCAACATCCAGAAAGAGCCTCAAAGATCTCATCGGAGGAAGGCTTGAGTATGACGAAAACGACGCCAGATGGGTCTTTCAAAAGGGGAAACAGAAATTCTTAATCGGTGTTACATCAGAAGGAGTCAAGAAGATCGCCATCCTCGATACACTCCTTGGCAACCGGTACCTGGATACGGAATCGATCATCTTCATCGATGAACCTGAGGCTGCCCTTCACCCGGTTGCAGTCTCAGAATTCCTTGAGATCATCTCGATCCTTGCCAGCAGAGGAATTCAGTTATTCCTTGCCAGCCATTCATACTTTGTTCTGAAGAAACTCGCCCTGATAGCCCAGAGGAATGAGGTTCCAATACGGATCATCGCCGAAGAAGACGGTGAGTGGCAGTCTGCGAATCTGATAGATGGTCTGCCTGAGAATAAAATCATAGATGAATCAATCCGGCTTTATGAAGAAGAGGTGAAGCTCGCATTCCGCTAA